A region from the Pontixanthobacter aestiaquae genome encodes:
- a CDS encoding aromatic ring-hydroxylating oxygenase subunit alpha, with protein MNETPIIPSKSVPHNLRPTSGQLALAEAIAREDTRNDAGITHVPASVYTDPDHWQREKAALFDRMPQVIAPSALLPEAGVVVPHDDTGRPLLITRDAVGDVHVFLNVCRHRGTRLVEGEDVQCAKRLVCPYHAWTYKLDGKLLALPRPETFPGLDKSENSLIELPSCEAGGLIWFAPVEEADFTFAKMLGEDFAAFGMDDLFLYRRKTHQVNGNWKLIMDAFLESYHVTRLHAKTIGPFFKDGITAGDMIGPHARSAVGRLEELEGIDLTDMAAMRRVITFAYQLLPATIIIPSPDYVNVMVLMPDAHDHTVVEDFMLIPEEPKTDKARDHWDRSWKLLDGGVFASEDFRAAELGQQGLSTGAISQLTLGNLETGILRFHETVQQALNVNP; from the coding sequence ATGAACGAGACCCCAATCATCCCCAGCAAATCCGTTCCCCACAATTTGCGCCCGACTAGCGGACAATTGGCGCTGGCCGAAGCCATCGCACGGGAAGACACGCGCAATGACGCGGGCATCACGCATGTGCCCGCATCGGTTTATACCGATCCCGATCATTGGCAGCGGGAGAAAGCAGCTCTGTTCGACCGGATGCCGCAGGTTATCGCACCGTCAGCGTTGCTACCCGAGGCGGGCGTGGTGGTACCGCATGATGATACGGGGCGGCCCTTGCTCATTACACGCGATGCCGTTGGAGACGTTCATGTCTTCCTCAATGTCTGCCGCCATCGCGGAACTCGGCTGGTTGAAGGCGAGGATGTCCAGTGCGCCAAGCGTCTCGTTTGCCCATACCACGCGTGGACGTACAAGCTGGACGGCAAACTGCTCGCGCTACCCCGTCCCGAAACATTTCCCGGCCTCGACAAATCCGAAAACTCATTGATCGAATTGCCAAGCTGTGAGGCGGGCGGCCTGATCTGGTTCGCCCCCGTCGAGGAGGCCGACTTCACATTTGCCAAGATGCTGGGCGAGGACTTTGCCGCATTCGGAATGGACGATCTGTTCCTCTATCGCCGCAAAACGCATCAGGTTAACGGCAATTGGAAGCTCATCATGGATGCCTTCCTAGAAAGCTATCACGTCACCCGCCTCCACGCGAAAACCATTGGTCCGTTCTTCAAAGACGGCATCACCGCGGGTGATATGATCGGTCCTCATGCCCGCTCTGCCGTGGGCCGGTTGGAGGAACTGGAGGGCATTGATCTGACCGACATGGCAGCGATGCGCCGCGTGATAACCTTTGCCTATCAACTGCTTCCCGCGACGATTATCATCCCCAGTCCTGACTATGTAAATGTGATGGTGCTGATGCCCGACGCGCATGATCATACGGTGGTCGAAGACTTCATGCTGATCCCGGAGGAACCCAAGACCGACAAAGCGCGTGACCATTGGGATCGCAGCTGGAAACTCCTCGACGGCGGCGTGTTCGCAAGTGAAGATTTTCGTGCTGCGGAGTTAGGCCAGCAGGGGCTTTCGACAGGAGCTATCTCCCAATTGACGCTTGGCAATCTCGAAACCGGTATTCTGCGCTTCCATGAAACGGTGCAGCAAGCGCTAAACGTAAATCCTTGA
- a CDS encoding pseudouridine synthase, with amino-acid sequence MTTNPPRQEGRPEGERIAKLLARAGIASRREVERMIEAGRISIDGKVLDTPATIIPNLNGVTVDGKPVGKPQPARIFCFHKPAGLLTAERDFSGRGTIYDALVNALPKDAPRVMPIGRLDINTEGLLLMTNDGELKRAMELPSNAIPRTYRARAYGDVTQSQLEDLMDGITIEGVRYGPINANMERKTGRNQWIEMTITEGKNREVRNVLEYLGLEVNRLMRTEYGPFSLGDIKRGLAIEVPQNDVERYRKQTLRAQSKR; translated from the coding sequence ATGACCACAAACCCTCCCCGTCAAGAAGGCCGCCCCGAGGGCGAGCGTATCGCAAAATTGCTCGCCCGTGCTGGTATCGCCAGCCGCCGCGAAGTCGAACGGATGATCGAAGCCGGGCGGATTTCCATTGATGGGAAGGTGCTGGATACGCCCGCGACCATCATCCCCAACCTCAACGGCGTAACGGTTGACGGAAAGCCTGTTGGCAAACCGCAACCAGCGCGCATCTTCTGCTTCCACAAACCAGCCGGTCTGTTGACCGCAGAACGCGATTTCAGCGGTCGCGGCACGATCTATGATGCGTTGGTAAATGCGTTGCCCAAAGACGCGCCGCGCGTGATGCCGATTGGCCGCCTCGATATTAACACCGAGGGTCTTCTGCTGATGACCAATGATGGCGAGCTGAAACGCGCGATGGAACTGCCCAGCAACGCTATTCCGCGCACCTACCGCGCGCGCGCTTACGGCGATGTCACGCAAAGCCAGCTCGAAGATCTGATGGACGGCATCACCATCGAAGGTGTCCGTTACGGCCCGATCAACGCCAATATGGAACGCAAAACCGGCCGCAACCAGTGGATCGAAATGACCATCACCGAGGGCAAAAACCGCGAAGTGCGCAATGTGCTGGAATATCTCGGACTGGAAGTGAACCGCCTGATGCGTACCGAATATGGTCCGTTCAGTCTGGGCGATATTAAGCGCGGTCTCGCGATCGAAGTCCCGCAGAACGATGTCGAACGCTACCGCAAACAAACGCTGCGGGCGCAGAGCAAGCGATGA
- the rsmD gene encoding 16S rRNA (guanine(966)-N(2))-methyltransferase RsmD — MRIIAGEWRGRKLTAPKGDATRPTGDRTRETLFSMLTSRLGSFEGLSVADLFAGSGALGLEALSRGAAHCLFVEQEEYALKSIRANITTFDARSRSDVRAGSAMGLGPAKQPLDLILLDPPYETGAGSVALDKMNRLGWIDPATWIALETSANEDVSIRKLEVVADRRVGKAKLHLLRLSEEGPGDNAAADS; from the coding sequence ATGAGAATTATCGCTGGCGAATGGCGCGGGCGGAAGCTGACGGCGCCCAAAGGCGATGCGACGCGCCCTACCGGCGACCGCACACGCGAGACTCTTTTTAGCATGCTCACCAGCCGCTTGGGGTCGTTTGAAGGCCTGTCGGTAGCCGATCTTTTCGCAGGCTCGGGCGCGCTCGGGCTTGAGGCTTTGTCGCGCGGCGCTGCCCACTGCCTGTTTGTCGAGCAGGAAGAATATGCGCTGAAAAGCATCCGCGCCAATATCACTACATTCGATGCACGATCCCGCAGTGATGTCCGCGCAGGCTCAGCAATGGGGCTTGGCCCCGCAAAGCAACCACTCGATCTGATCCTCCTTGATCCACCATACGAAACCGGCGCAGGCTCGGTCGCGCTCGATAAGATGAACCGGCTCGGTTGGATAGACCCCGCGACATGGATCGCGCTCGAAACAAGCGCAAACGAAGACGTCTCAATCCGGAAACTTGAAGTGGTGGCCGACCGCCGCGTCGGGAAAGCGAAGCTTCATCTGCTTCGTCTTTCCGAGGAAGGACCAGGAGACAACGCGGCGGCCGACAGTTAG
- a CDS encoding UvrD-helicase domain-containing protein, which produces MTGATIPSASDNNGEIPAYAARLNTPQKDAVLTTEGPVLMLAGAGTGKTAALTARLAHLVAMRKAWPSEILCVTFTNKAAREMRERVGGHIGDAVEGMPWLGTFHSIGAKMLRRHAELAGLQSNYTIIDTDDQLRLLKQLIRDAELDEKRWPPRQLAGLIDRWKNRGLNPDDLDAAENESYANGRGQEFYRTYQQRLKALNACDFGDLLLHVLNIFRGHRDVLEQYQKRFKYILVDEYQDTNQVQYLWLRLLAQERKNICVVGDDDQSIYSWRGAEVANILKFEKDFPGAKVVRLEQNYRSTPEILAAASGLINANSQRLGKELWTEHPKGDKVRVVGVWDGPEEARRVGEEIERLESEGASLDQIAILVRAQYQTREFEDRFIQIGLNYRIIGGFRFYERAEIRDALAYLRVIAQPQDDLAFERIYNQPKRGLGAKTLEKMHQYARAAGMPLAAASLQLADSDELPKRAGNTIAALMRDFIRWREMEPQVTPAELLRTVLDECGYSAMLEAERSPEAAGRIENLSELARAMEEYETLGDFLEHVSLVMDNDARDDEEKITIMTMHAAKGLEFNNVFLPGWEEGVFPSQRSLDEGGLASLEEERRLAYVAITRARKRCTILHAANRRIYGQWTSSIPSRFIEELPDEFIDQETTMTGGASLWRANWSESDDPFAHVSKARSDTRGPGFQRALGSTYNTAPNRVKESHRSAASFAAKPRADIALGARVFHDKFGYGTVMSQEGNKLEINFEQAGTKRVIDSFVSVAEG; this is translated from the coding sequence ATGACCGGTGCTACAATTCCTTCTGCGTCTGATAATAACGGCGAGATCCCGGCCTATGCCGCGCGGTTGAACACGCCGCAAAAGGATGCGGTGCTGACTACAGAGGGGCCGGTGCTGATGCTAGCCGGTGCGGGAACGGGTAAGACTGCCGCGTTGACCGCTCGCCTCGCGCATCTGGTGGCAATGCGCAAAGCATGGCCGAGCGAGATTTTGTGCGTGACCTTTACCAACAAGGCCGCGCGCGAAATGCGCGAGCGGGTTGGCGGGCATATCGGGGACGCGGTTGAGGGGATGCCGTGGCTCGGTACATTCCATTCAATCGGTGCGAAAATGCTCCGCCGCCACGCCGAGCTGGCCGGCTTGCAGAGCAATTACACGATCATTGATACCGACGATCAGCTGCGCCTGCTCAAACAGCTCATCCGCGATGCGGAGCTGGACGAGAAACGCTGGCCACCTCGCCAACTTGCCGGCCTGATTGATCGCTGGAAAAATCGCGGATTGAACCCGGATGATCTCGATGCTGCAGAGAATGAGAGCTACGCCAACGGGCGCGGTCAGGAATTCTATCGCACCTATCAGCAGCGGTTGAAAGCGCTCAACGCCTGCGATTTCGGCGATCTGTTGCTGCATGTGCTCAATATCTTTCGCGGGCACCGCGATGTTCTGGAGCAGTATCAGAAGCGCTTCAAATACATTCTGGTCGACGAGTATCAGGATACCAATCAAGTCCAGTACTTATGGCTCCGCCTGCTCGCGCAGGAGCGCAAGAATATCTGCGTCGTGGGCGATGACGACCAGTCGATCTATTCGTGGCGCGGCGCGGAAGTCGCCAATATTCTGAAATTCGAGAAAGACTTTCCCGGCGCCAAAGTTGTCCGGCTGGAACAGAATTATCGCTCCACACCCGAAATTCTCGCCGCTGCATCTGGCCTGATCAATGCCAACAGCCAGCGGCTCGGCAAAGAGCTGTGGACCGAGCATCCGAAGGGAGACAAAGTCCGCGTAGTCGGCGTATGGGACGGCCCGGAGGAAGCGCGGCGAGTCGGCGAGGAAATCGAACGGCTCGAAAGCGAAGGCGCTTCGCTGGACCAGATCGCCATTCTGGTCCGTGCGCAGTACCAAACACGTGAGTTTGAGGATCGCTTCATTCAGATCGGCCTCAATTACCGGATCATTGGTGGTTTCCGCTTCTACGAGCGTGCGGAGATCCGCGATGCCCTCGCCTATCTGCGCGTCATCGCGCAGCCGCAGGATGATCTGGCGTTCGAGCGGATTTACAACCAGCCCAAACGCGGCCTCGGCGCGAAGACGCTGGAGAAGATGCACCAATATGCGCGGGCTGCAGGAATGCCGCTTGCCGCCGCATCGCTGCAACTGGCCGATAGCGACGAGCTGCCCAAACGCGCCGGAAACACTATCGCGGCCTTGATGCGTGATTTCATTCGCTGGCGCGAGATGGAACCGCAGGTCACGCCTGCGGAATTGCTCCGCACCGTCCTCGATGAATGCGGCTATTCGGCGATGTTGGAGGCTGAGCGGTCGCCCGAAGCCGCTGGCCGGATTGAAAACCTCTCCGAACTCGCCCGCGCGATGGAAGAATATGAAACGCTCGGCGATTTCCTCGAACATGTCAGTCTGGTGATGGACAATGACGCGCGCGATGATGAGGAAAAGATTACCATCATGACCATGCACGCGGCCAAGGGGTTGGAGTTCAACAATGTGTTCCTGCCCGGCTGGGAGGAAGGCGTGTTCCCGTCCCAGCGTTCGCTTGACGAAGGCGGCCTTGCCAGCTTGGAGGAGGAACGCCGCCTCGCCTATGTCGCGATCACCCGCGCGCGCAAACGCTGCACGATCCTGCATGCCGCGAACCGGCGGATTTATGGTCAGTGGACCAGCTCGATCCCCAGCCGCTTCATCGAAGAATTGCCCGACGAGTTTATCGATCAGGAAACGACCATGACCGGCGGCGCATCGTTATGGCGCGCAAACTGGTCAGAAAGCGACGATCCCTTCGCGCATGTCAGCAAGGCCCGCAGCGACACACGCGGCCCGGGCTTCCAACGCGCGCTAGGCAGCACTTACAACACCGCCCCCAACCGCGTGAAAGAAAGCCACCGCAGCGCCGCCAGCTTCGCCGCCAAACCCCGCGCCGACATCGCCCTGGGCGCCCGCGTATTCCACGATAAATTCGGTTACGGCACAGTAATGAGCCAAGAAGGCAACAAGCTGGAGATCAATTTCGAGCAAGCCGGCACGAAGCGGGTTATTGATAGTTTTGTGAGTGTGGCGGAGGGGTGA
- the trhA gene encoding PAQR family membrane homeostasis protein TrhA: protein MYPSETAPERYADLAVHAVSLIGFGIASAILLPIAMARGDALLTAAMVIYIAAIFASICVSAAYHLLPHHHLRKTLRKWDHAAIYPLIAGTFSPLLIVAGTTSAYIIMAVVWACALVGVLFKIFGSNLDSKWSLVSYLGLGWFGLFALPDFWFVLSGIALTALVLGGLFYTVGTLFYKSKTLSFRYPIWHIFGMMGGASFFTAIWISLAG from the coding sequence ATGTACCCCAGCGAAACAGCCCCGGAACGCTACGCCGATCTGGCGGTCCACGCCGTGAGTTTGATCGGCTTTGGCATCGCGAGCGCAATTTTGCTCCCTATCGCCATGGCGCGCGGCGACGCATTGCTCACAGCGGCGATGGTGATCTATATCGCGGCCATATTCGCTTCGATTTGTGTATCGGCCGCCTATCATCTGTTACCGCATCACCACTTGCGTAAAACACTGCGCAAGTGGGACCATGCGGCGATCTATCCTCTCATCGCCGGTACCTTCAGCCCGCTCTTGATCGTGGCGGGGACCACCAGCGCCTATATTATTATGGCGGTAGTCTGGGCCTGCGCGCTGGTTGGAGTGCTCTTCAAAATATTCGGCAGCAATCTCGACTCGAAATGGTCGCTGGTATCCTATCTCGGGCTGGGCTGGTTCGGCCTGTTCGCGCTGCCCGATTTTTGGTTCGTGCTCTCCGGCATAGCACTGACCGCGCTGGTTCTGGGCGGACTGTTCTACACTGTCGGAACGCTGTTCTATAAGAGCAAGACGCTTAGCTTCCGCTATCCGATCTGGCATATTTTCGGGATGATGGGCGGAGCGTCATTCTTCACCGCGATCTGGATTAGTTTGGCTGGTTGA
- a CDS encoding DEAD/DEAH box helicase translates to MNFADLGLSEDLLKAVDAAGYTEPTPIQAEAIPAILMMKDLIGIAQTGTGKTASFVLPMIDVMASGRRRALMPRSLILEPTRELAAQVAENFEKYGANHDLKMALLIGGVQMGDQLKALNEGVDVLIATPGRLMDLFERGKILLSGCELLVIDEADRMLDMGFIPDIEFICEKLPENRQTMLFSATMPPVIKKLADKFLSNPKQIEVSRAASTNDNITAFKINVEQRKKQETLEWLLNNDHVETAIVFSNKKTTVRQLNKDLQRNGFKSGEIHGDIDQNTRQKELERFKSGDINILVASDVAARGLDIKGVSHVFNYDTPWHPDDYVHRIGRTGRAGAKGRAFTFVTKADAEAIDNVEKLTKSKIDIFGKDDVRVELKEAPSSKGKPPRKPKPKKDDVGAPKQVREDKPERDEKPAKAPTQDRPKKAPKPEKTEKPKQPRKRRDEDSEPVPPGEWNGPQPGFLGVGFKK, encoded by the coding sequence ATGAACTTTGCCGATCTCGGCCTCTCTGAAGACCTATTGAAAGCGGTTGATGCCGCTGGTTACACCGAACCCACTCCGATCCAGGCGGAAGCAATTCCTGCCATTCTGATGATGAAAGACCTCATCGGGATCGCGCAAACGGGTACGGGTAAGACCGCCAGCTTTGTGCTCCCGATGATTGATGTGATGGCCTCTGGCCGCCGCCGCGCGCTAATGCCGCGCTCGCTTATTCTCGAACCGACGCGCGAACTCGCTGCTCAAGTTGCCGAGAATTTCGAGAAGTATGGCGCAAACCACGATTTGAAAATGGCGCTGCTTATCGGCGGCGTACAAATGGGCGATCAGCTCAAAGCGCTAAACGAAGGCGTCGATGTTCTGATTGCCACGCCGGGCCGGCTTATGGATCTGTTTGAGCGCGGTAAGATCCTGCTCAGCGGGTGCGAGTTGCTGGTTATCGATGAAGCCGACCGGATGCTTGATATGGGCTTCATTCCCGATATCGAATTTATCTGCGAAAAATTGCCTGAAAACCGCCAGACGATGCTGTTCTCGGCGACAATGCCGCCGGTTATCAAAAAGCTGGCTGACAAGTTCCTCAGCAACCCTAAGCAGATCGAAGTTAGCCGTGCTGCCAGCACCAATGACAATATCACGGCTTTCAAGATCAATGTCGAACAGCGCAAAAAGCAAGAAACGCTGGAATGGCTGCTCAATAATGATCACGTCGAAACCGCGATTGTTTTTTCCAACAAGAAAACGACCGTGCGCCAGCTTAACAAGGATTTGCAGCGCAACGGCTTCAAAAGCGGCGAGATTCACGGCGATATCGACCAGAATACGCGCCAAAAAGAACTGGAGCGCTTCAAATCGGGCGACATCAATATTCTGGTGGCGTCAGACGTTGCTGCACGCGGGCTCGACATCAAAGGCGTAAGCCACGTGTTCAATTACGACACGCCGTGGCATCCCGATGATTATGTTCACCGGATTGGCCGGACGGGCAGGGCAGGAGCCAAGGGCCGGGCCTTTACCTTCGTGACCAAAGCGGATGCCGAGGCAATCGACAATGTCGAGAAGCTGACCAAAAGCAAGATCGACATATTCGGCAAGGACGATGTGCGGGTTGAGCTTAAGGAAGCTCCCTCAAGCAAGGGTAAACCGCCGCGCAAACCGAAGCCGAAGAAGGATGACGTAGGCGCGCCAAAGCAAGTCCGCGAGGACAAGCCGGAGCGGGATGAAAAACCTGCCAAGGCACCGACGCAGGACCGGCCCAAAAAGGCTCCGAAGCCCGAGAAGACAGAAAAGCCGAAGCAACCACGCAAACGCCGTGACGAGGATAGCGAGCCGGTTCCGCCGGGTGAGTGGAACGGTCCGCAACCCGGTTTTCTGGGCGTCGGTTTTAAGAAGTAA
- a CDS encoding FAD-binding oxidoreductase — translation MIQKSEFIEQASKLLGSRGFTSDPDLVSPWLTDWRGRYTGAAIGLGSPASTDEVSALVKLCSQHEVAIVPQGGNSGMSGGATPDNTGTAIVISLRRMNTIRALDKDEMTATCDAGVILQNLHEAAEAERLRFPLTLGGKGSATIGGLISTNAGGTQVLRHGTMRAQVIGLEAVLPDGQIFDSLTPLKKDNRGFDLKQLLIGSEGTLGIVTAATLRLLPEIAGRTVIWAGLPSITHARQLLLHSQKMAGDRLEGFEVLPAHCLSAVLDHLPDARAPLGEPYPWNALIELVGDADTIDSVAPLAEAMLEKAFEAGTIQDATIAASESQAEAFWQLRDSISPAERAIGPAMQHDISVPVDRMAQFVEAAVPAVEERFPNSIAVAFGHLGDGNVHFHVLAPKDTVPGEWEMGDGKKISGFVHDLVTEWDGSISAEHGIGQMKVDELGRLGDPTALSIMRSVKQALDPKGLFNPGKLVPPE, via the coding sequence ATGATACAAAAGTCGGAATTTATCGAGCAAGCATCAAAGCTTTTGGGCTCGCGCGGATTTACCAGCGATCCGGACCTGGTATCGCCGTGGCTGACCGATTGGCGCGGACGCTATACCGGCGCTGCCATAGGGTTGGGGTCGCCTGCGTCTACCGACGAGGTGTCTGCGCTAGTGAAACTGTGTTCGCAGCATGAAGTCGCAATCGTACCCCAAGGCGGAAATAGCGGCATGTCCGGCGGCGCGACGCCCGATAATACAGGCACGGCGATCGTCATTTCGCTGCGGCGGATGAATACGATCCGAGCGCTCGACAAAGATGAAATGACCGCTACCTGCGATGCTGGCGTGATTTTGCAAAATCTGCATGAAGCAGCGGAAGCCGAGCGCTTGCGCTTTCCCTTAACTCTGGGCGGAAAAGGCTCCGCCACTATTGGCGGTTTGATATCGACCAATGCGGGCGGAACGCAGGTATTGCGGCACGGAACCATGCGCGCGCAAGTCATTGGGCTGGAGGCGGTCCTCCCCGATGGACAGATTTTCGATTCACTCACCCCTCTCAAGAAAGACAATCGCGGCTTCGATCTCAAACAATTATTGATCGGATCGGAAGGGACATTGGGCATAGTGACGGCCGCGACGTTGCGCCTGTTGCCGGAAATTGCAGGTCGAACGGTGATCTGGGCAGGCCTGCCTTCAATCACCCACGCACGCCAATTGTTGCTACATAGTCAGAAAATGGCTGGAGACCGTCTGGAGGGATTCGAAGTGCTACCAGCGCATTGCCTCTCCGCCGTGCTTGATCATTTGCCAGATGCTCGCGCGCCGCTGGGTGAACCCTATCCGTGGAACGCGTTAATCGAGCTAGTGGGTGACGCAGATACAATTGATAGTGTCGCCCCTCTTGCCGAAGCTATGCTTGAAAAAGCATTCGAAGCCGGAACGATCCAAGACGCTACAATCGCCGCGAGTGAGTCGCAGGCAGAAGCGTTCTGGCAGTTACGCGATTCGATTTCGCCAGCCGAAAGAGCGATTGGCCCGGCGATGCAGCATGACATCTCGGTGCCGGTTGATCGTATGGCACAGTTTGTCGAAGCTGCGGTACCGGCTGTCGAGGAGCGTTTTCCCAACAGCATAGCTGTTGCCTTTGGGCATCTTGGTGATGGCAATGTGCATTTCCATGTGCTTGCACCGAAGGACACGGTACCCGGCGAATGGGAAATGGGAGATGGTAAGAAAATCAGCGGCTTCGTGCATGATCTTGTGACAGAATGGGACGGTTCGATCAGCGCGGAGCACGGCATCGGGCAGATGAAGGTCGATGAACTGGGCCGGTTGGGCGATCCGACTGCATTGTCGATCATGCGCAGCGTCAAGCAGGCACTCGATCCCAAAGGACTGTTCAATCCGGGGAAGTTGGTGCCACCCGAATAA
- a CDS encoding SapC family protein, which translates to MASAPQPQLPLFYKDLMPLNSRDHAKWKTKSSDSADWLIGQHAIPLTVDEFVQTARDFPIIFSSGDNPLPLALMGLNEGVNTFVDDKGKINDPVYLPAYVRRYPFMLAKLTPEGDDLSLCFDPTAGTVGEFDEGQDLFDKDGKATEATQNILQFCEHFEGAGQRTKAFIDELKKHELLMDGEIAISQNDDPDKPFVYRGFQMIDQEKLKEVRGDVLRDWNKNGMLALIYSHMMSLDLMRVIFARQVQQGTAPKAADAPAS; encoded by the coding sequence ATGGCCAGCGCGCCGCAACCTCAATTGCCCCTGTTTTATAAAGACCTTATGCCGCTTAACAGCCGCGACCATGCCAAGTGGAAGACTAAGAGCAGCGATTCTGCGGACTGGCTTATCGGTCAGCACGCTATTCCGCTGACGGTCGACGAATTCGTTCAGACCGCACGCGATTTCCCGATCATCTTTTCGTCGGGCGACAATCCGCTTCCGTTGGCGCTCATGGGCCTGAACGAGGGCGTGAACACTTTTGTCGACGACAAGGGTAAAATCAACGATCCGGTTTATCTGCCGGCATATGTGCGCCGTTACCCCTTCATGCTTGCCAAGCTTACGCCGGAGGGTGACGATCTGTCGCTCTGTTTCGATCCGACCGCTGGAACAGTAGGTGAGTTCGACGAAGGCCAGGACCTTTTCGACAAAGACGGCAAAGCTACCGAAGCAACCCAGAACATTCTGCAATTTTGCGAGCATTTCGAAGGCGCCGGTCAACGCACCAAAGCCTTCATCGACGAGCTTAAAAAGCATGAGCTTCTGATGGACGGCGAAATCGCCATCTCGCAAAACGATGATCCGGATAAGCCATTCGTTTATCGCGGCTTCCAGATGATCGACCAGGAAAAACTGAAAGAAGTTCGCGGCGATGTTCTGCGTGACTGGAACAAAAACGGCATGCTCGCGCTGATCTATTCGCACATGATGTCGCTTGACCTGATGCGCGTGATCTTTGCCCGCCAGGTTCAGCAAGGCACCGCGCCAAAAGCGGCCGATGCACCTGCCAGCTAA
- a CDS encoding N-formylglutamate amidohydrolase, with amino-acid sequence MTQDNDNQVDAGLDQGGIIPGTRKPAYSLKLPDDLPIPVLIAVPHAGRVYPDHLVKRMRRPDYSSIRLEDRHVDQLGSLVARQTGAGFLVAHAPRAMLDLNRATDDVDWDMIADSRPDGVRHSLANRRARSGLGLIPRRLPGLGEIWSEMTSQAELDARIRQVHVPYHSALSSALQTMRDQWGAALLLDFHSMPPLRKANHDDLPAQFVLGDRFGASADDRLVASALRTLSDDGGRAAHNRPYAGGYVLDRHAAPARSIHAIQLEICRSLYLEKDMSSLSADTAGLSARLAGLVRVIGEEVAALGRSRGQPLAAE; translated from the coding sequence ATGACGCAGGACAACGACAACCAGGTAGATGCTGGCTTAGATCAGGGCGGGATCATTCCGGGCACGCGTAAACCTGCTTACTCACTGAAGCTGCCTGACGATTTGCCAATCCCGGTTCTTATCGCAGTGCCGCATGCGGGCAGGGTCTATCCGGACCATCTGGTCAAGCGGATGCGCAGACCCGACTATTCGTCGATTCGGCTGGAAGATCGGCATGTCGACCAACTGGGATCGCTCGTCGCTCGGCAAACGGGCGCAGGCTTTTTGGTGGCACATGCGCCCCGCGCAATGCTCGATCTTAACCGTGCCACCGATGACGTCGATTGGGATATGATCGCCGATTCACGACCTGACGGGGTACGGCATTCGCTGGCAAATCGCCGCGCGCGGAGCGGGCTGGGGTTGATCCCGCGCCGTCTTCCCGGATTGGGCGAGATATGGTCGGAAATGACATCGCAGGCGGAGTTGGATGCACGGATCCGCCAGGTACACGTGCCGTATCATTCGGCGCTGTCTTCCGCTTTGCAGACAATGCGCGATCAATGGGGCGCGGCGCTGCTGCTTGATTTCCACTCCATGCCGCCGCTCAGGAAGGCCAATCATGATGATTTGCCTGCGCAATTCGTGCTGGGTGACCGGTTTGGCGCTTCGGCTGATGATCGACTGGTGGCTAGCGCGCTGCGCACGCTCTCGGATGATGGGGGAAGAGCGGCCCATAACCGACCTTACGCCGGCGGATATGTGCTCGATCGCCATGCTGCGCCCGCGCGGTCGATCCATGCGATACAGTTGGAGATATGCCGCTCGCTGTATCTTGAGAAAGACATGTCGTCGCTGTCAGCCGATACGGCCGGATTAAGCGCGCGTCTCGCAGGGTTGGTGCGGGTGATTGGCGAAGAAGTTGCCGCACTTGGGCGCTCTCGCGGCCAGCCGCTCGCTGCAGAATAG
- the cpdR gene encoding cell cycle two-component system response regulator CpdR, with protein sequence MTESTALRILLAEDEEAMRTYLGRALEKAGYEVVSVDRGTAAVPLLEAEHFDLLLSDIVMPEMDGIELAQRCNEVSPATKVMFITGFAAVTLKASREQPTAKVLSKPFHLRDLVLEVERVFEDQAQASL encoded by the coding sequence ATGACGGAATCAACAGCCCTACGTATCCTTCTGGCCGAGGATGAAGAAGCCATGCGCACCTATCTCGGGCGCGCTTTAGAAAAAGCCGGTTATGAGGTGGTTTCTGTCGACCGCGGCACCGCAGCGGTTCCTTTGCTGGAGGCCGAGCATTTCGACCTACTTTTGTCGGACATTGTAATGCCCGAGATGGACGGGATCGAACTGGCGCAGCGCTGCAACGAGGTTAGCCCCGCGACCAAGGTGATGTTTATTACCGGCTTTGCTGCGGTCACGCTTAAGGCAAGCCGCGAACAGCCGACCGCAAAAGTGCTGTCCAAGCCGTTTCACCTGCGCGATCTCGTACTCGAAGTGGAACGCGTTTTCGAAGATCAGGCGCAAGCAAGCCTTTAA